Genomic DNA from Puntigrus tetrazona isolate hp1 chromosome 6, ASM1883169v1, whole genome shotgun sequence:
aaaatattgatatgcCCTTGTAAtcttcattcaaaaatattatctCCTCCACTCTCCAGCAAAATCAAGGATGATGACGTGTTAGATAAAGTTATCCGGTATCTAGACGAGTTTCAAAACTTCTCCACCAACTTGTCACTCAAGTGTTTCTCATACATTGCTTTATTTGTGTTGGCCCACCACAATATCAATGCTGACTGccacaaatatattttccaaaaGGCTTTAACTTTGCTAAATTAACTTGAGCACTCCTCGTTTCAAATCAAAACACGGCATGGGTTATGTACATGAATGGATTTGTCAAGGGAACTTTCTTACACTGTCTGATAAAGTAACGTTCATGAGCGCAGTGGTGCTTTGTTTACAGCCATTATCAGGGAAACTGTTATTAACACTCTAAAAGCGCCTCCTGCTAGCAGAAGataaatttgcattattattaagacCATCTGCTTGTTATGTTTCCACCACGGTTTAAGTCTGGCAGTGATCCAATCAGATTGTCCTACCCTTTTTGTATTTCTCTcaataagaaagaaaagattACATGATGTTCTTGTGTTAGTAGAATGTAATGATGTGATGTTTGTTGCTTGCATTCTCAGTTCAGGCCATGAGGTTTGATGCCTCCATCCACTGACGGGAGACACTGGACCTAAATGGCGCAGCATGACTTTGTTCCTGCCTGGCTTAACTTCTCCACGCCTCAGCCCGCCAAGGTATTGTAATGGATTGTTGACTTTCTATTgactttgtgctttttttcttttttttaatgtttttattcaggaCACTCTTAGTTCTCTTTGCCACTCTTAGTTCTCTTGAGCCTAATCATTCTGTtctaaaataagctttttaaagcTGAAGCTGTCTGTTTAATTTGCGTCTGTGATTTTTAGTCCCCTGCTGCCCCCCTTGAGAAGCATGGAGAGCACTTTCCCCGCGGAGACAGCCGGCCGGGAGTAAACCGCCGCAGGCACAATTCTTCCGATGGCTTTTTCAACAATGACCCACTAAGAGCACCTGGAGGTAGAGCAACACGCATCTAACATCCTTTATATGCAGAGTCAAACTGTTTCTCGTcttgcacttttttaaaatagctgtaCTTTTTCTCTTTAGGTGATGGGTGGCAGCAGCCATCTCTGTTGAGGCATGACTCTGTAGACTCTGGTGTTGCGAAGGGGAGTCAGGGGGGATTGGGAGGCGGACCAGGGTGGAAGGAGACCCCCAGCTGGCATGGGGCACAGAGGGGCCAGGAAGGTCCTCACCACCACCATGCTCGGCATATCAAACGTGGAggcgagagagacagacaagGGGGTCACCGGCAGCGTAATGGAAACTTTCATCCACGCAAAGGTGGCCCATATCAGGACAGATACTCTGATGAGGAGCGCAATGATGACAAGCTCAAGTTTGTTGATGAGGATTTTGTAAGTATCTTATTCTTCTTGGGTTTGTTTACTTGTGTAGTGAGTTCACAACTGTGCCAAGCATGAATTAACTGGTTATGTCATAGAGATTCAGTTCTGTCATACTTTTCGTGCCTTTCGCATAGTGAGTTTGCATTAATGCTTTGTTTTCATGCGAATTTCAGCCCTCCTTGAACCCAGAGACAACTGGAAAGCCAGCCAGTCAGCCTCGTGCTGTCGGTACTCCGGCAGGAGTATGGGGTAAAgttgctttcaaaataaaatcaccTTCCTCCAATtacaacaaaagtaaaaaatgatCTTGCATTTATTGGCTTGCTCTGTAAGGTTTTTTTGCAACTTTGTTACAGAGAATCCTCCTAGTGCTAAGCAGGCTATGTCGAAGATGCTGGTCATTAAGAAAGTGTCTAAGGAGGATCCCAGTGCTGCGTTTTCGGCTGGTTTTGCCAGTGCTGGTCCTCTACCCGCCAATGGTTCTAAAGTCTCCATCCCTGGACCCAGTGTCTACAAGAATCTGGTCCCCAAACCTGCCACTGCCCCCACCAAGGTACTAAGCCAGTGAATCTGGAAATTGTACCTGAAGTTTGAGAGATGTTTTACGAGCTTATTGGATCACATTACCTACAGTGCAAAATTGTGTCATATTCcatttatgatttttctttttgtagcCTGGGCCATGGAAACCCAACGGAAGGGAAACTAAAGCGGGTTTGCATTTCTCTGGACGGGATTCGGCCTTCACCAGCCCAGTTTCTGTGACCAAACCTCTGACACCCGTCAGTGCACCTGCCCATGGCACTTCTAAAGAggtaaaatgaaaaagtcatgCATGGAAGCTGttggtttttttgggggggagtTTCTCACATACAATAATAAAGTAGACTTTCTATCACACTTAATTTTAATGTCCAGTTCTTAACTTTGCCTTAATAAACATCTAATTTGCTTCttaataatagttagtaaggtatgTGGTAGGATTAAGGGATTTAAAATATGCTCATGCACTATAAAGCAATATGGCAGTatgttagttaatagtgaaaattaaTCTTCATAAAAAGCGATAAATTCCTTTTAATCTTTTGCCAGTAAGGACCAAGTGCCCAACATTCTCAGAAAGTATGATTGTTGGCTTCATTTCAAACCAAATGCTTTCATGGTATCATTGTATAATTCAGCCATTTACAAAACACTggttgaaaaatgtttataacaCAGATCTTCTCTGCACTTCAGTATTCTGTAATTTACCAAACAAACATTATCATATTTATCCGTAGCAAAACATCAATAAACACTGCTGCTTACCCagcatttttcttatttgtaacTCACTTTATCGttccatttctttctctctttccttctatCTCTCCCCCTCCATAGCCGCCCTCTAGCACTACCCCTCCCATAGAAATCACCCCTTCACGGCTAAAGCTGATGCGGCGCAGCACAGACCGTAAGAGTGAGTTCCTGCGTGGGCTAAAAGATGAGAGAAATGGGGACGTGAGTGACTGCCACAGCCCAGGAGCTCCAGCAGAGGTGCAGATAAATTAATCTCCTATGTGTTGGGTATTTTAGGGTATTTAATTTTCCAGTATTTGCTCAATTTAATATGATCTagaattgttttattaacagaTTTGGAGATTTCCTGTTGATATCTGTTCCAAATCCACCTACAACCTTGTCAATAGATTATAGAAAGTCAAATTatgtaacatataaaaataattttcttctgttttgtttattagcatattaGTCATCAGCAAccagatttttaaaacaaatgcatagaTTATTGCTTGTTTCCATGATTTCAGTAAGTTTAGATGGCAATTAACAGATTTGTTCAACCTTAAATTCATGTTTGCTGAGGTTTCATTTGTGGTTTCTGTGCGTTCAGGGTGAGGGAAGTACCCCTGAACCAAAAGAGTTTGGAGAGAGTCATGAGAACGGCATCTCCCACTCTCTCAGTGACTCAGACCCAGAGCACTTGTCCAGCTCTCTGGAGGCGGAACACAGGTCAGAGCGACCAGAAGCACAACACTTCAACACATTCTCCTTCATCAGACACGTATAAGCTCACTTCCAAAttctagtgagctgcctacatgAGCAAATGCCTTCTATTAACTTAAAGGTGTAGTCCACCCAAACACGAAAAAACATTTACTCTCATTTGTGTCATGGACAAAAGACGTTTTAATGAATATTGCTAATTTAAGTAAGTTTAGGTTCCCATTGACTTGAATGGGCAAGAAATTCATGAATAggaaccaaaacaaaaatagattacatttttaaaaatagatttccaggtttatatatatatatatatatatatatatatatatatatatatatatatatatatatatatatatatatatatgtatatatgtgtatatatatatatatatatatgtatatatatatatgtatatatatatatatgtatatgtatttaagaTATAACTGGTACACTTATGGTGTAATGCTACCTTCATAGGCAGTACACTGGGTTTTTAAACAGAGCACATTTATCAGCACGCATCACATCACAACGAAAATATCCACAAACCACATACTCAGACATGTTGATCCTCTGTGACAGGTTGCTGAAGGCAATGGGATGGCAAGAATATCCAGAAAATGATGATAACTTCCAGCCACTCACTGAGGATGAACTCAGAGAGTTTCAAGCTAAAACTGAACAggtatagaaaaaatatatactttgtttttgtttgttcttttttttcctttttattgtaatacataGTTAATTTCTCCTGTATGTGTTTGCTCTCAGATGAAGAAGATTGGTCTGGGACGTAACGGTGTGCTCTTGAAGCCACGTAGTGTGACCCTGCTAACCTGGAGGAACACCCCTAACCCTGGCCTGGAAGAGGGCTCCGAGTCTGAGACGAGCAGTAGCAGCCAGACCTCCGATGATGATGATACCTAATGTGGCTTTAAACACCCCTCCCAcgtttccctttctctctttcacttaATCTGTCTCCTCCATCACACCCATTTGTTTCAAActaaaagaagagagaaaagatTCTTTTCATGGACAAGGAACATCGGTCATATCCCAGACGGAGAGAAAGAATTCAGTTGTCAGCTCGTAGGcagtgtctttttgttttgttttgtttttttttacattttttttttctcccccctaTCTCTCCATGTCTGCATTTTGTTCTTTATCCTGAACTAGAAATGTCAAAGAAAGCCACACACACCTTCCACCAGatcttttttgcttttgcttggggaaaaaaagactaattCATAATAACAACACCAATTATAACCGTGATTTAACGTGAAATATGGCATCATCTGAATGTTCTATAAAAATGGCTTTGACacctttctattttttatttttttttccttttcgcgAAAACAATTCGTAGCATTAGTGTTAAGATGAAACAATCATTGTGAGCCGCTGACTGCGACGTTGCTCCCAGTCCCTCATAGAAATGAACTCAAGCCAGTCATCCCTGCAGCAAGGAAGAACTAAAGCAACACTGAATGGACTGACACATGCAGTCTGGCAGCTAGAACATCAGTCCATTTCTGGCTCCAGTTCCAGCAAACTGCTCATTTTCACTCTTTTCATTCTGCAGAATCATACTAATATACCTGATTTTCTTATGTCTGCCAAGTACACACGTGAGAAAACCTTAAAGGATGTTTAAAAGTTAGATTTGAAAGCTAGCTTGCGGAAGAGTTTGTCAGGAACCGGTTTTTGAATAAAGGTGACGTTTGGATGGACGGGTCTATGTTTTATGTTACGTTCTGGGAAGCCAGGCGAACATACGGATTTTCAGTTCACTGAGGTTGGGAGAATTTGAAGTTCAAAAATCATAAACagactgttttctttctttcccatATATGgtgtaaaacagttttttcccTCTTAACTTAAAAGCTGTTTGATTTAAACCATATTGAGATGCTGAACATTTCAGAGTTACTCTATAGAAAGCATTTTCATGCTTACAGAAATAATGCTGTGGCAATCATTTTCAATAGCTTTACATTCATTGCATGTAGATTGATAAGGGGTATTCGTTAAACGCAACAAAGGTCTGATGAACTTATTCCCTCACAAAACCCTAATAAATCTACCCAATGGAATAGAAAGCGTTAAACATTATTGGGCTTATGTAATGTTTACAATGCAGGAATTGATCTGAGCTGTCTGATTTGTAATGACTGTGAACTTTGAGAGATTCGGTAAGATGGCTTGCACGCTTTGTTCTGCTTTGTTGTtctttaaatgttgattttgaGGTTCATTTTGGGCGCCGAGTTCTATCCCTGCTGCTGGCAGTGAAGTAGAGATCCATCTTTAAAAGTTCTTTATTTCATGAGGGACTGCTGATGTAAATTGTGCATCTCCTTTTTTTGTACCTTGTTTTTGCTGATAGGGTATAAAAATTGCTTTATCACAgatttaagtttcttttttaattttggtaCAGCTGTAAAAATTCCCACATAAatagttttggttttttttcttcttcttttgtttgcattatattgTTTCTGCAGCCTTGATATTCAGGGTggattgtaaaaaatataagaataaaaaattgTGAGTTTTGGAAGATTAAGATTATTTTGATAACATTATTTACAGATTTGAGAAGATAAAAGGTGTCATGTATGGGTTTATCTGTATGAGACGAAGCAGACATAAACTACTGCATCATAATGAAAAGATCggagaaaaaaattgtaataaatattttgcatcagTTTGCCAAACATGTCCAGCCTTTCGTTTTCTGCTGAAACGTTTCAAATCATTCTTCATGTTCTAGGAGGGTAAATGGTAACGATcgaaatatgcatgcaaaagaaaaaaaaaaagcatgtaaacGTTCAAGGGTTGGATTCTTCTCTGAGCTCGTCTATTCTTCACCACTCCCCTTTTCCAAGGCGATCGtaaccaacaaacaaaactttagTCAACAGTTACACTACATAAAAGTGAAGGCAGacattataacaaaaattatattcctgttatttttttttattattatttaaatcaacttaatttaaagattaaacataaaactaaataaactattaaactaGAGTTATTGCTGGGGAGATGGAAGGCTTGGAGGAGTTAATTTGTCAAAACTGTAAGATGGCATTCCATTCCACCGCACTCTTGGATAAACACAAGGCAAAGTTCTGCATTGGCACAGACCTGAAAGAGCCAGTGGCCCTATGGAGACAAAGGAGATTTGTGCAAAAGGAAGAAGCAGCTGTGAAGATGGTGCATCCTACGAGGGCAAGGAAACCTGATGGAATTGCTGTAAGTGGTTGAATGctatataattattcaaaaataaaaaatccagattagcaatgttttaattatattttgtgtattataaaaacatagaATTTGGAAAAAACAgttgtttgttttccatttcatgtgttttttcttatattttctcATTCAAAAGATTGAGGTCCGtaagatatttctgaaaaaaagtgacttttttatGTAGCAAGGATGAGtttaatcaaaagtgaaacaattaaaaaaaaaaaatttattcaccgaagaatcctgaaaatgtgGTTTCcgcaatgaaactgaaaattaagcagcacaactgcgTTTCAACACTGATCATGTGTAGTATTATAACAGAAATATTGGTAAGAccttacaataaggtgtcagtTAACATTACTGAATGTATTAccatgaacaatacatttattatattatttatctatatttttaacattaggtagtaaaaatacaattcattgttagttcatgttagctcacaatgcatttactaatgttaacaaaacttgtgattttaataatgcattagtaactGCTGAAAATAACTAAGGCGGGTTGGGGGGTTACACCTGAAGTGTTTGATTGCTAATCAAATATTGTAAGTGTAATATCTTTCCATTTGCCAGTTGAAGGAAAAGAGCGATCATCaaatggaaaagaaagagagcgcACAAAACAATGCTCTAAACAGACTCACCGAGGAGGTACAAGACCACATACAAAGACAGTCAGTCTGATTCCAAATGTTTTTAAGCTGCATCTGATTATCttctgttttagtttcaaaaaCTCAGGATGTCGTTTGAACAAAACCTGCCCCGAAGACAGACAGAGGTCGGTTTGATGTAGGCTAgttctgtaaatgtgtttgtacCTGTGGTATTATGTGTTTTGGACATTGGGTAAGTGTTCTTCAGGTGCCTGAGGATCAGACGTTCCTCCAGCACGGAGCTGATGAGCGAAGGGCTCTTCATGAGCAGAGACTGGCGGAGATCAGAGCACACAACAATCAGCTGGAGAAGCAGAGAGACCGTAAGGATATATTCacaactagtaaaaaaaaaaaaaggaatgaagAAAACGTggttaaaaaaacccaacaaacaCATGtgcatcattttcaaaaaagctGGACTTTATGTAACGACGTAAAAATGTGAATCTATTATTATgtgtaattaacattttattaacaacaaaatttgaaatgtcatttcCACAAACGCAAATgaatcataaaaacataatttgagaAACAGCAGAATTCGCTGCGTGTTGAAGACTTCAAGCTCTGAACGTATCAATGAGAATTGCTTCTAAACTGTTTTATATTGATGTGTTTGTTCCAGAAATAGAAGAGAGACTTGCTGAGCTGGCAGGTTGGGAGAGGACGGCTCGTCTTGAAGAAGTGCTGCAAGAGCTGAGGAATCAGGAACAGAGAAACGAGGAGGTTCTGCATCAGCTCAGCTCTCACATCAGCTCAATGAAAGGGTAAGAGAGAATGGAGTGGAGTGTGCAGAGAAGCCACTTGATGCACGTTTATACTGGGCTGATGTTGTAGGCCCAGTCCAAATGAAGTCCCCTCTAACCCACCAGAGGAAAAGAAGACACAGCATGTTGCTTTTGACTTGATCTCTTCTGTGGATGGACCTCTCTCTGCTCAGATAAGGTCGGTCTTTTGAACGTACGTTTTATGCAAGAATGATAAATGGCCGGCATCAGTTAATAACTGACTAGAATCCACCTAATAATCCCAATTTACCTAGCATACTCTAAGCAACTATTAATGAGAGCTTAGCAAACATCCAGAACATTCTAGCGCTgtgttgcatttgtttttgagaCAGAGCTTTGCGTCTGGCATACATGCAGTCTGGTGGTTCTGATCCAGAGGTTCTGGCCAATATGCATGACCTTCAAGCTGAGGCTCTTACACTGGAGCAGACAAAACACAGAGCTGAAGGCAAGACAAAAGGAAGAAGTGAGTTTGTACCATCATTGATCTGTGGCTGAGAATaatatttagagaaaaaaaaaaacttgaaaagcTTGGggtttgatatttatttattcagtaaataatactTTTCTCAGCGAGGGTTTATTAAATTGAGAGTAAAGATTTAGGTTggtacaaaaaatgtaaaaaagtaaatgtttttcatttatccaacaatcctgaaaaaagcagcacaatattaacaataataaatatttcctgAGCACCAATTATAAGCATATTTTTAGAAAGATTATGGTCATCGTACACTATTCTTTCAAGCCCCTGTTCCAGCAGGAATGAAGTCTCCTCACAGAGTGCTGGACTCTGATGTTCTTGCTGTGGAACAGGAGAACCAAAGGCTTGAGGAGGAAATCTTCAGATTCCAGCTGGCCAGAGAGCAGAACAAAGGAGAGCGTGGTATCACCGTTTCTCTTAGATCTTACATTCTGAGACTTGAggacaaaaaacacacaatcctATTACACTACTTACATGCATGTCCTGATGCAGTCCTATGtccatattttgttgaccctggaacaacattttaaagcaaaaattttattctgatttaattctctacacctaaacctaacctttcCCTTAAGTAATGCtaaaatgatagatgaatgatacTGAAGTACAAGCAACACACACTGATTGtgagcctaaacttcacaaaaaaataaaaataaaatggttcttcaaatctcACCTACTTATACTATTCACTAAAGGTATATGGGCATAATATGTGATgttattatagaatattttaataaatattttctggATCAGGGCTCAATGATATCCAGAAAGACCACATCCATCAAATGGCTAGCCTTAAAGCCGAGATTGCCTTTTTAAGGAGAGAAATAGAGAAGGGCAGAGAAAGAAGACCACACCAACCTcctctgcctgtttttcctggatCTTCTATAGCCGTAACAAATCCTGCTCTGCCACTGGTGAGCAAAATCTTAATGACACCTTGGTGCAATATCTGTTTAGACAACTGTGAGGTTTAAGAATGCACAAAATTCTATTCGATTGACAGTGATAGTGAGAATGATAGAGAATGAAGAACGATTGTATgagaatgaatattttttatttaccaatATTGCAGGATGAGAGTTCAATACAGCATTCGCTGATGGGCTCCCATATAACTGATCCAATGGCAACTCTCGGTCCCGCTCCTTATGATCCTgtgtaatatacattttcaccttctttttctttttccaataCAGTCCTTATAGATGCACGTAAATATCACactaaatacatcaaaatatgACTCAAGTTCAGCTGTTGTCTGAATGTGTGCTTACAGGGCTGGCTTTGTCATCTTCTATGACCTGGTGATGGGTCTGGAAGATACTTTGAGAGAAGTGCGTTTATTGGCAGGGTTATATTTTAATGGACAGAAGTTGGGACAGACTAATCCAATGCCCCCTGTGCAGTGCCAGCCTGCAGGACCATTACTGTCCACCAAGAGTCCTGGAAACTGTGCCATACTGGCTGTTAAGCAACCTGTGTCAAGGTAGTTTGGTTCAGAGATTAATATGGAGACATAGAACTGGTATGTATTCACGTTATTGAATTTGTGCTTTATTTCAGAGTACAGCCATCTACAGATCTCTCTATGGTCTTAGAGATCCAGACTTCTGAAGGGCTGGATTTGCTCAAACCTGAAAGTGAAGGCTCTGTGATTCGGGGGTGGACTAAGCTTGATCTCTTTGACCAGCACAGCCAGGTTCACAGCGGTCACTGGAGGCTTCCATTACGCTCTCTCCCAGTTCAAGCATCCTTAAACCCAGATCAGCTGAATTCTGTGCCACAAGTATGTTCTTAAAATCCTAAAGTCTAAACTAGATTAAATGCCATAcaggatttgtttttatttttttaattcaaatcttACGAAATACTACTTTCTTTTTAAGATGGGTAATATGGAGCTTTGTCTTCGTGTAGCAAATGCTCGTGATGGGGATGTACAAACTCTTGAAAAGATTGACCCCAACACCACCTACCAATACAAATACATATCCACGGTAtgcaaaatattgcattttttttctttcatagcAAAGTCTCCAAAGCTTTTGATAAGCTTACAGCATTAAATCTGTCTCGTTTAGGTGGTCTCGAACACAATCCTGGCCAACCAAGAACCATGCAATGGATTGCAGCCCTCACCCAATCCATTACCTTCATCACCGCCACAGACAGATCACGTGGAAGGGACCAGTTAGAAGTAAATTTCACCTAAATGTGACGAGTACAAATCAAAGCTTGTTGTAAAAAAGTTACTACAAACATCTGTTTTACACTAAAGTTAATTCCATAACTGGGAGTTCCCTCCAATTGAATTTCCATGATTCCACTGGAGCGGTCTTTGTCTATTTGAAGTACaacattctaaatataaatatattgaaagcCACATTCACATATGCAAATATCCTTTATTGAAAGTTTActacaattatacaaaaattgGACAGACAAAAAGAacttatttacaaaacaaagacaaaaagttGTTCGTGGAGAGTATGAGGCAGGCATGCTCTGCTGGTTGGAAGGTAAGTGGTCAATCAGATGATGTTCATCACGCTGATGTCTCCACAGAGGAAGAACTGGCTGGCTGcaaagagaagggaaaaaaacccaaaaagaaACCAATTGTTTCAAATAAGTCCAGGCACTAAAACTAAATTCATTTAACTTCAAATACAATACTCCAAGTCCATCAGCCTGGCCAGTCAACCAACACAAACTTCCTCCAAGACAGGATTTTGCtaggtttatataatattgaaaACCACATCCAGCGCTCAAGTTTAGTTTGTGACCCTTGCATTCAGACAAGGTCACGCCAccattgtttttgaatccaAAAGGCGTCTAATATTACTAGACAAGAGATGGACTACAACAGAAACAGTACACGGCACAGATTTTTCTTCCTTTCCCTTTTTACATTACACCTGGACAGTTTACGTGAATACTTCTCAAAACAGACAATTTGATGTATATTTGCACAAGCTGCAAAAGAACTTGCACACTTTGTGCGCACGCATAGAGCCAAACTACGCTCATGTACAGAGCTAGTTCTCAgtctgtcatttttaacaagCTATCCAAAGCACTTATGCTGGCCCATTAAAACCAAAACACCTAATTGTTTAGCCCTGTGACTGTATTAAAAAGGAAACAGCAAGTCTATCAACTCGCCTCCTGCTCCATTTTCTCCTGGACTCCATTGCCGTTGTGGGCGGAGTCACCGCTGCCATTAAATGAGGTCTCCTGTTTAGTCTTTTTAGCATCACTGTCCTTTTTTGGACTCTCCTCGTCTGGTTTCCTCTGTGCAGGAATAAAGCAGGACAGAACAGGTACTTATTTTTTGCGCTAAACACCTAGTAACTACATGCTACTCAAGCACACACGGCCACTTCAACACCACAACTACCACACGGCAAGCCACaataaaatgaagcaaaaacacCATAGAAGCGCCAAGCAACACCAAACCTAAATCTAGTTGGCAAAAATCAGCTCAAGGCCCAGCATGCAGAATTGACCAACTAAAGGGAGTGTAGTAACGCAGACTGCCCTCATTCACTCCCCCCCTTTAATTCTACTGCAATGGTTAATCTACACTTCAGTGGAGGGATACTCACCTTTTTGCGGACAAGGTGAGAAATGTCAGAAGCAGATTTTGATGAAGATGCAGCATCGGCTGGCCTCACGGAAATCTGAAACCAAACCTGCATTTTAGGGTGGCAAAAACACACTATAGGCTTAAAATagcctttaaaaagaaataccgCTTCGAGCCTAGATGTTCAAAATGAAGACGCCACGCTTCAGGAAACATTATGGGTCGTTTAAGAAATTTGTAACAAACACTTATTTCTAATGTTAAAAATCAAGGTAACATTATGCACACGCACCTGACTTGCAGTAGATGAGGATGGGCCGCCATTTTCAGCTGGGAACGCAGATGAAGTGGATGCTCCCGCCTGTAACAAATTCCAGACTATTCATCATTGTCCCTTTTGCATCCTAGATGTCCCACATGCCCAACTTGATTTCCACTTTGTGTACGAAGAGCAATGCTAGGGATTTGACATAACCTTACCAAATTCGTTAAGTGTAATAGCTGTTCTCAGATGTCATCAGCCAGTACAAAGCACTGAACGGTGCATaacatgcatttgtattattGCCATAATGCAACTCACAAGGGTCTGATGGATGGCCTCAGATGCTGCACCAGCGGTCCTCTGGCTCTCCTTGGCATCTTCAATCTTCTCAGCGATTTCTGGCAGTAACTGTTTCAACTCATCAAGCTCGTTCTTCTCCTCCTTTGCTGCCTCTGCACCTTCTGCCTTGTCTATTACCTCCTGAAGCATAGCTGGAGGAATATAGATGTAGAAAAATCGCCTGAGTACCATGTTTGCTCAAGGCAATAAGTGTTATCAGAAAGCAAGTTATCAGTTAAGTGCACACAGACTGGCAAAACCCACTGTGAAAATGTTCCTACCAAGACGGCTCTCAATGACTTTGATGGAGTTGGAGAAGTGCTCAATGGCTTGGCTGTATTGGGCTGTGTAGCTGTAAGTTGTGCCCAACTGGTAATGAGTCTCAGCCAGAAGACGACTATGAGAGGGAAGGTGTTTCAGCTGCAAGGTTAAACACTCATTGAAGTCCTCCAGGGCCTGGCTGTAGTTAcctacaaaagaaaacaaaactagtTAAGAGTAAGTAATGACTA
This window encodes:
- the ccdc17 gene encoding coiled-coil domain-containing protein 17 isoform X4: MEGLEELICQNCKMAFHSTALLDKHKAKFCIGTDLKEPVALWRQRRFVQKEEAAVKMVHPTRARKPDGIALKEKSDHQMEKKESAQNNALNRLTEEFQKLRMSFEQNLPRRQTEVPEDQTFLQHGADERRALHEQRLAEIRAHNNQLEKQRDQIEERLAELAGWERTARLEEVLQELRNQEQRNEEVLHQLSSHISSMKGPSPNEVPSNPPEEKKTQHVAFDLISSVDGPLSAQIRALRLAYMQSGGSDPEVLANMHDLQAEALTLEQTKHRAEGKTKGRTPVPAGMKSPHRVLDSDVLAVEQENQRLEEEIFRFQLAREQNKGERGLNDIQKDHIHQMASLKAEIAFLRREIEKGRERRPHQPPLPVFPGSSIAVTNPALPLDESSIQHSLMGSHITDPMATLGPAPYDPVAGFVIFYDLVMGLEDTLREVRLLAGLYFNGQKLGQTNPMPPVQCQPAGPLLSTKSPGNCAILAVKQPVSRVQPSTDLSMVLEIQTSEGLDLLKPESEGSVIRGWTKLDLFDQHSQVHSGHWRLPLRSLPVQASLNPDQLNSVPQMGNMELCLRVANARDGDVQTLEKIDPNTTYQYKYISTVVSNTILANQEPCNGLQPSPNPLPSSPPQTDHVEGTS
- the ccdc17 gene encoding coiled-coil domain-containing protein 17 isoform X1 gives rise to the protein MEGLEELICQNCKMAFHSTALLDKHKAKFCIGTDLKEPVALWRQRRFVQKEEAAVKMVHPTRARKPDGIALKEKSDHQMEKKESAQNNALNRLTEEFQKLRMSFEQNLPRRQTEVPEDQTFLQHGADERRALHEQRLAEIRAHNNQLEKQRDQIEERLAELAGWERTARLEEVLQELRNQEQRNEEVLHQLSSHISSMKGPSPNEVPSNPPEEKKTQHVAFDLISSVDGPLSAQIRALRLAYMQSGGSDPEVLANMHDLQAEALTLEQTKHRAEGKTKGRTPVPAGMKSPHRVLDSDVLAVEQENQRLEEEIFRFQLAREQNKGERGLNDIQKDHIHQMASLKAEIAFLRREIEKGRERRPHQPPLPVFPGSSIAVTNPALPLDESSIQHSLMGSHITDPMATLGPAPYDPVAGFVIFYDLVMGLEDTLREVRLLAGLYFNGQKLGQTNPMPPVQCQPAGPLLSTKSPGNCAILAVKQPVSRVQPSTDLSMVLEIQTSEGLDLLKPESEGSVIRGWTKLDLFDQHSQVHSGHWRLPLRSLPVQASLNPDQLNSVPQQMLVMGMYKLLKRLTPTPPTNTNTYPRWSRTQSWPTKNHAMDCSPHPIHYLHHRHRQITWKGPVRSKFHLNVTSTNQSLL
- the ccdc17 gene encoding coiled-coil domain-containing protein 17 isoform X2, encoding MEGLEELICQNCKMAFHSTALLDKHKAKFCIGTDLKEPVALWRQRRFVQKEEAAVKMVHPTRARKPDGIALKEKSDHQMEKKESAQNNALNRLTEEFQKLRMSFEQNLPRRQTEVPEDQTFLQHGADERRALHEQRLAEIRAHNNQLEKQRDQIEERLAELAGWERTARLEEVLQELRNQEQRNEEVLHQLSSHISSMKGPSPNEVPSNPPEEKKTQHVAFDLISSVDGPLSAQIRALRLAYMQSGGSDPEVLANMHDLQAEALTLEQTKHRAEGKTKGRTGMKSPHRVLDSDVLAVEQENQRLEEEIFRFQLAREQNKGERGLNDIQKDHIHQMASLKAEIAFLRREIEKGRERRPHQPPLPVFPGSSIAVTNPALPLDESSIQHSLMGSHITDPMATLGPAPYDPVAGFVIFYDLVMGLEDTLREVRLLAGLYFNGQKLGQTNPMPPVQCQPAGPLLSTKSPGNCAILAVKQPVSRVQPSTDLSMVLEIQTSEGLDLLKPESEGSVIRGWTKLDLFDQHSQVHSGHWRLPLRSLPVQASLNPDQLNSVPQQMLVMGMYKLLKRLTPTPPTNTNTYPRWSRTQSWPTKNHAMDCSPHPIHYLHHRHRQITWKGPVRSKFHLNVTSTNQSLL